From a single Apium graveolens cultivar Ventura chromosome 2, ASM990537v1, whole genome shotgun sequence genomic region:
- the LOC141708264 gene encoding ATP-dependent zinc metalloprotease FTSH 11, chloroplastic/mitochondrial isoform X1 — protein MITLQASLLSNTYPLHYTHLSPLNLRHLSLSPLRSVPSSSVTVKSRFFRHRFILNSTLNSDNVESEKIDSELIDALIEFEDEMMRNEADVAVSETSNETSNDSKSGEESLNSGDLIRKLPVVVFLIGLYGRLRTGFEKLALSKWFDWWPFWRHEKRLERLVAEADANPMDAVLQSALLAELNKHNPEAVIIRFEGRNHAVDSRGVAEYIKALVATNAIAEYLPDEQSGKPASLPTLLQELKERSSGNMDELFLNPGISDKQPLHVIMVDPKASNKSSRFAQELISTILFTVAVGLVWVLGAAALQKYIGGLGGMGTSGVGSSTSYAPKELNKEIVPEKNVKTFKDVKGCDDAKQELEEVVEYLKNPTKFTRLGGKLPKGILLTGAPGTGKTLLAKAIAGEAGVPFFYRAGSEFEEMFVGVGARRVRSLFQAAKKKAPCIIFIDEIDAVGSTRKQWEGHTKKTLHQLLVEMDGFEQNEGIILMAATNLPDILDPALTRPGRFDRHIVVPNPDVRGRQDILELYLQDKPLADDVDVKAIARGTPGFNGADLANLVNVAAIKAAVEGAEKLNLKQLEFAKDRIMMGTERKTMFVTEESKKLTAYHESGHAIVAYNTDGAHPIHKATIMPRGLALGMVTQLPSDDETSISKKQLLARLDVCMGGRVAEELIFGQDHITTGASNDLKTATALAQYMVSSCGMSDTIGPVHIQERPGSEMQSRVDAEVMKLLREAYDRVKTLLRKHEKALHTLANALLEYETLNADDIKRILLPDREVQLPDIEQQQQQEELVLA, from the exons ATGATTACTCTCCAAGCTTCTCTCCTCTCTAACACATATCCACTCCATTACACTCATCTCTCTCCGTTAAACCTCCGTCATCTCTCCCTCTCTCCGTTACGCTCCGTCCCCTCCTCCTCCGTTACCGTCAAGTCCCGCTTTTTTCGGCACCGGTTTATACTCAACTCCACGTTGAACTCCGACAATGTCGAATCCGAAAAAATCGATTCCGAGTTAATCGACGCGTTGATTGAATTTGAGGATGAGATGATGAGAAATGAGGCTGACGTGGCGGTATCGGAGACTTCGAATGAGACTTCGAATGATTCGAAGAGTGGAGAGGAGAGTTTGAACAGTGGAGACTTGATTAGGAAGTTACCTGTTGTGGTGTTTTTGATTGGACTGTATGGGAGATTGAGGACTGGTTTCGAGAAGCTTGCGTTGTCGAAATGGTTTGATTGGTGGCCGTTTTGGCGACACGAGAAGCGGTTGGAACGGTTGGTTGCGGAAGCTGATGCCAATCCTATGGATGCTGTATTGCAGAGTGCTTTGCTTGCGGAACTTAATAAGCATAA TCCAGAGGCTGTAATTATACGTTTTGAGGGAAGAAATCATGCTGTTGACAGCAGAGGAGTGGCAGAATATATTAAAGCTCTTGTAGCCACAAATGCAATTGCTGAATATCTTCCAGATGAGCAGTCAGGAAAACCTGCCAGTCTTCCCACGTTG TTGCAAGAGCTAAAGGAACGCTCATCTGGAAACATGGATGAGCTCTTTTTGAACCCTGGTATTTCTGACAAGCAGCCTTTGCATGTCATAATG GTTGACCCTAAAgcatcaaacaaatcatcacgTTTTGCACAAGAACTTATCTCTACCATTTTGTTTACTGTTGCTGTTGGTTTAGTTTG GGTATTAGGTGCTGCAGCACTTCAGAAGTATATTGGTGGTTTAGGTGGAATGGGAACTTCAGGTGTTGGTTCAAGTACTTCATATGCCCCAAAGGAGTTGAACAAAGAAATAGTGCCCGAGAAG aATGTTAAAACATTTAAGGATGTCAAAGGTTGTGATGATGCAAAACAGGAGCTTGAGGAAGTGGTGGAGTACCTAAAAAATCCGACAAAGTTTACTCGACTTGGCGGGAAGCTGCCAAAG GGAATTCTTTTAACAGGAGCTCCGGGAACAGGAAAAACTTTGCTTGCTAAG GCTATTGCTGGAGAAGCTGGAGTACCTTTCTTTTATAGAGCGGGTTCAGAATTTGAAGAAAT GTTTGTTGGAGTTGGTGCTCGGCGGGTAAGATCCTTATTTCAAGCAGCAAAAAAGAAG GCTCCTTGCATCATATTCATTGATGAAATCGATGCTGTTGGATCGACTAGGAAACAGTGGGAAGGTCATACAAAGAAGACATTGCATCAACTACTTGTCGAAATGGATGGTTTTGAACAAAATGAG GGAATAATTTTGATGGCCGCAACAAACTTGCCTGATATCCTTGATCCAGCTTTAACAAGACCTGGTAGATTTGACAGGCAT ATTGTTGTTCCTAATCCAGATGTGCGGGGTCGTCAAGATATATTAGAGCTATATTTACAAGACAAACCATTAGCAGATGATGTCGATGTAAAAGCAATTGCACGTGGTACACCTGGCTTCAATGGAGCAG ATTTAGCAAACCTGGTCAATGTTGCGGCAATTAAGGCTGCAGTAGAAGGAGCTGAGAAATTAAATTTAAAACAATTAGAGTTTGCTAAAGACAGAATTATGATGGGTACAGAGCGCAAGACGATGTTTGTGACAGAGGAGTCTAAAAAG CTCACGGCTTATCATGAGAGTGGTCATGCAATAGTTGCCTATAATACTGATGGTGCGCATCCAATTCACAAGGCGACAATAATGCCTCGCGGACTTGCTCTGGGAATGGTTACACAGCTTCCTTCTGATGACGAGACATCAATAAGCAAGAAGCAACTATTAGCACGTCTTGATGTCTGCATGGGAGGGAGGGTTGCTGAGGAGCTTATATTTGGTCAGGACCATATAACCACTGGTGCAAGCAATGATCTTAAAACAGCTACAGCACTTGCCCAATATATG GTATCAAGTTGTGGAATGAGTGATACAATCGGTCCTGTTCATATACAAGAGCGGCCTGGGTCAGAAATGCAATCACGTGTTGATGCTGAA GTAATGAAACTTTTGAGAGAAGCTTATGATCGTGTGAAAACCCTGCTAAGGAAG CACGAGAAGGCTTTGCACACGTTGGCAAATGCACTGCTTGAATACGAGACATTAAATGCAGATGACATAAAACGTATTCTTCTTCCCGATCGAGAAGTACAGCTGCCAGATATTGAACAGCAGCAGCAGCAAGAAGAGCTTGTGCTAGCATGA
- the LOC141708264 gene encoding ATP-dependent zinc metalloprotease FTSH 11, chloroplastic/mitochondrial isoform X2: MDELFLNPGISDKQPLHVIMVDPKASNKSSRFAQELISTILFTVAVGLVWVLGAAALQKYIGGLGGMGTSGVGSSTSYAPKELNKEIVPEKNVKTFKDVKGCDDAKQELEEVVEYLKNPTKFTRLGGKLPKGILLTGAPGTGKTLLAKAIAGEAGVPFFYRAGSEFEEMFVGVGARRVRSLFQAAKKKAPCIIFIDEIDAVGSTRKQWEGHTKKTLHQLLVEMDGFEQNEGIILMAATNLPDILDPALTRPGRFDRHIVVPNPDVRGRQDILELYLQDKPLADDVDVKAIARGTPGFNGADLANLVNVAAIKAAVEGAEKLNLKQLEFAKDRIMMGTERKTMFVTEESKKLTAYHESGHAIVAYNTDGAHPIHKATIMPRGLALGMVTQLPSDDETSISKKQLLARLDVCMGGRVAEELIFGQDHITTGASNDLKTATALAQYMVSSCGMSDTIGPVHIQERPGSEMQSRVDAEVMKLLREAYDRVKTLLRKHEKALHTLANALLEYETLNADDIKRILLPDREVQLPDIEQQQQQEELVLA, from the exons ATGGATGAGCTCTTTTTGAACCCTGGTATTTCTGACAAGCAGCCTTTGCATGTCATAATG GTTGACCCTAAAgcatcaaacaaatcatcacgTTTTGCACAAGAACTTATCTCTACCATTTTGTTTACTGTTGCTGTTGGTTTAGTTTG GGTATTAGGTGCTGCAGCACTTCAGAAGTATATTGGTGGTTTAGGTGGAATGGGAACTTCAGGTGTTGGTTCAAGTACTTCATATGCCCCAAAGGAGTTGAACAAAGAAATAGTGCCCGAGAAG aATGTTAAAACATTTAAGGATGTCAAAGGTTGTGATGATGCAAAACAGGAGCTTGAGGAAGTGGTGGAGTACCTAAAAAATCCGACAAAGTTTACTCGACTTGGCGGGAAGCTGCCAAAG GGAATTCTTTTAACAGGAGCTCCGGGAACAGGAAAAACTTTGCTTGCTAAG GCTATTGCTGGAGAAGCTGGAGTACCTTTCTTTTATAGAGCGGGTTCAGAATTTGAAGAAAT GTTTGTTGGAGTTGGTGCTCGGCGGGTAAGATCCTTATTTCAAGCAGCAAAAAAGAAG GCTCCTTGCATCATATTCATTGATGAAATCGATGCTGTTGGATCGACTAGGAAACAGTGGGAAGGTCATACAAAGAAGACATTGCATCAACTACTTGTCGAAATGGATGGTTTTGAACAAAATGAG GGAATAATTTTGATGGCCGCAACAAACTTGCCTGATATCCTTGATCCAGCTTTAACAAGACCTGGTAGATTTGACAGGCAT ATTGTTGTTCCTAATCCAGATGTGCGGGGTCGTCAAGATATATTAGAGCTATATTTACAAGACAAACCATTAGCAGATGATGTCGATGTAAAAGCAATTGCACGTGGTACACCTGGCTTCAATGGAGCAG ATTTAGCAAACCTGGTCAATGTTGCGGCAATTAAGGCTGCAGTAGAAGGAGCTGAGAAATTAAATTTAAAACAATTAGAGTTTGCTAAAGACAGAATTATGATGGGTACAGAGCGCAAGACGATGTTTGTGACAGAGGAGTCTAAAAAG CTCACGGCTTATCATGAGAGTGGTCATGCAATAGTTGCCTATAATACTGATGGTGCGCATCCAATTCACAAGGCGACAATAATGCCTCGCGGACTTGCTCTGGGAATGGTTACACAGCTTCCTTCTGATGACGAGACATCAATAAGCAAGAAGCAACTATTAGCACGTCTTGATGTCTGCATGGGAGGGAGGGTTGCTGAGGAGCTTATATTTGGTCAGGACCATATAACCACTGGTGCAAGCAATGATCTTAAAACAGCTACAGCACTTGCCCAATATATG GTATCAAGTTGTGGAATGAGTGATACAATCGGTCCTGTTCATATACAAGAGCGGCCTGGGTCAGAAATGCAATCACGTGTTGATGCTGAA GTAATGAAACTTTTGAGAGAAGCTTATGATCGTGTGAAAACCCTGCTAAGGAAG CACGAGAAGGCTTTGCACACGTTGGCAAATGCACTGCTTGAATACGAGACATTAAATGCAGATGACATAAAACGTATTCTTCTTCCCGATCGAGAAGTACAGCTGCCAGATATTGAACAGCAGCAGCAGCAAGAAGAGCTTGTGCTAGCATGA